The following is a genomic window from Micrococcus cohnii.
CACCGGTGGCAGGGCCGCGAGCAGGTCGAAGAACGCCGCGGCCGCCGTGAACGCCACCGCGCAGCGGGCCACCGTCAGCCGCCGCCGCGTCCACCGCCAGGCCAGGCCGATCAGCATGACGACGATCGCGATCGGGTAGAGGAACATCAGCACGGGGATCGACCACTCGATGATCGCCTCGAGCCCCAGGTTCGCCAGCGCGAACGAGACCGCCAGGAACACGCTGGCCCACAGTCGATAGGAGCCGGCGAACATCTCGGAGAACACCTCGGCGCACGCCACCGTCAGCCCGATGCACGTCTTCAGGCAGGCCACCAGCACGATCGCCGCGATCAGATATGCACCGACGGTCCCGAAGTAGTGGCTCGATGCGCCGGCCAGCACGTCGCCGCCACCCTCGGCGTCCGGCAGCGCGCCGTGGCTGGTCGCCCCCATGTACGCCAGCGCCGCGTACACCGCCGCCATGCCCAGCCCGCCGACGGCGCCCGCCTTACCCAGCTCGACGGCCATGCGCTGCGGGCCTTCGACTCCCAGGCGGCCGGCCGCGTCGACGATCACCACGGCGAACGCGAGCGAGGCGAGCGCGTCCATCGTGTTGTAGCCGTCCAGCAGGCCCCGGCCTGCGGCCCCGCTCGCATACGCCTCGCCCGGCGCTGGCAGGGCCCCCGTCGACATCGGCGAGACCAGCGCCCCGACGAACAGGGCGCCCAAGAGCACCAGGAACACCGGCGTCAGGTAGCGCCCCACCCAGTCCATCAGCCGCCCCGGCCGGAACGCCGCCACCGCCGCCACCGCGAAGAACACCACCGTGAACACTGTCAGCCAGGGGCCGCCGTCGCCCACCAGGGGAGCGACGCCGATCTCGTAGGACACCGTCGCCGTGCGCGGGGTCGCGAACAGCGGGCCGATGGTCAGGTACAGCAGGCACGTGAACACGGCCGCGAAGACCGGCGAGAGCGGCGCGGTCATGTCCCGCACCGAGCGTGAGCCCGTCACCGCCGAGGCGACGATCCCCAGCACCGGCAGGCCAACCGCCGTCGCCAGGAAGCCCAGAGCCGCCGGCACCACCGACGCGCCCGCGTCCCGGCCCAGCCCTGCCGGGAAGATCAGATTGCCGGCACCGAAGAACAGGCCGAAGATCAGGGAGGCCAGCAGCAGGGTCTGGCCGGGGCGCAGGCGGACGGGCATCGAGAACCTCTCGGGCGTAGGGGACGACGGTGCCCGGCGGCGCCTCGGCGGCGGTGCACCGGGGCCGCGGGCGGATCGGCGGGACTCGACAGTACCGTGGGGCAGGACGCCCTGGTCTCCTGCCGTGACACGCAGTAGAGTTCCAGCAGTCACACCATAGAGCGCGCCGGTTCAGGCTGGCGTGTCAGAAGAGGGGTGCCCGCGTGGGTGCATATCCGGGCCTGCAGGCCGTCGCCGATCGCGCCGCGTACTACGGCATGATCCGCCAGTCGCTGCTCGAGGACCTGCTCCTAGAGCGGCTCGGCCAGGACTACACCTTCACTGTGGATCTCGACGCCGGTGAGTTCGCCTTTCTGGGCGAGGCGGGTCAGTCCGTCACGGCCACCCCCACCCTCGTCGCCTCCGTTGCCCCCGGTCCACGCTCGTTGCTGTGGGGGTGGGCCGGTCACGACGTTCCCGGCCCCGAAGCCACCGCCACTCGAGACCTTGGCCAGCAGTACGGCATCGATGAGCTGGTCGCTCCGGAGGTGCCGTTTGCCGCCGACGCGTCCCACGACTCGGATGCGGAGGTCACCGCGCTCGCCCACCTGGCCGGGCTCGCCGCCGTCGAGGCAGTGCGCGCGGGCGTCTACTACACCTTCCCCGCCGGTGGCGGCACGCGGGGGGTGCTCCACCTGCAGGGGATCGAGGTGCCCGAGCCCACCATCGCCGAGATCGTCCTGCGGTTCCCGCGCGTCGCCGAGGAGTTCTCCCGCTGCCAGGACGCCCGGTCGGCGGTGGTGGGCCTGTCCGAGCACCTCGGCTGGCGCCTCGACTGGGACGGTCCGCACCGCTCTGGTGCCACGCTCCACGACGGCGCGGGGCGCACCGTCGCGTTTGGTTTCGATGCGCAGGGGCGGCTGTCCCGGGTCGACGCGCCCTCGCTCTGATTCGCGCGTTCTGGTCTGCGCGTACCTCGGACCCGCACGACAATGTGACATAAAATACAGCACTGTGTAGCCTGTGCCGCGTCCATCATCACTCGTGGGCGCGCCCTGACGGCATCGGCGGCGTGTCCATCGCACCGTCACCGAGGAGCCCCCGAGATGGCCACCGCCGCCCCGTCCGCCGAGAACACGCCGCCACCGCACGATCAGGACCCTGCGGAACCCACGCCGACCCGTCGGCCCCGTTCGCAGAAGTTCCTCGACGCGGTCGAGACCGTCGGCAACAAGCTGCCCCACCCGGCGACCCTGTTCGCCCTGCTGGCACTGCTCGTCGCCGTTCTGTCGGCCGTGTTCTCCTCGATGGGCCTGAAATTCGAGGACCCGGTCGAGGGCGGCCAGGTCGAGGTGTTCAACCTCCTCTCGCCCGCCGGTGTGCAGTGGATGTTCACGCACGCGGTCGAGAACTTCGTCGGCTTCGCACCGCTGGGAGTGGTTCTCGCCACGATGCTCGGCATCGGCATGGCCGAGCAGTCCGGGCTCATCGGCACGGTGCTGCGCCAGTTCATCCTCTCGGTACCGAACTTCCTGGTCACCGCCGGCATCGTTTTCGCCGGCGTGATGTCCTCCGTCGCCTCCGACGCCGGGTACGTTGTGCTGCCGCCCGTGGCCGCGATCCTCTTCATGGCCGTCGGACGCCATCCGCTGGCGGGCCTGGCGGCCGCCTTCGCCGGTGTCTCGGCCGGCTTCAGCGCTAACCTGCTGCTCTCGGGCACCGACGTGATGCTCGGCGAGCTGACCATCGAGGCCGCCCGCACCATCGACCCGGCCTACGCGGACGGCATGAACCTGGCGATGAACTACTGGTTCATCATCGTCTCGACCTTCCTGCTGACGATCGTCGGCACCCTTGTCAGCCAGTTCGTCGTCGAGCCCCGTCTGGGCCCGTGGAAGGGTGAGGGCCGGATCGACACCGAGACGGCCGTCAAGCTTAGCGGGCTCGAGAAGAAGGGCCTGATCTGGGCCTCGGTCTCCGGCGCCGCGACCGTCGCCCTGCTCGCGCTGCTGATCGTCCCCGAGTGGGGCATGCTGCGCGGTGAGGACGGCGGCGTGGTGCAGTCCCCGTTCATGGACTCGCTCGTCGTGGTGATCATCGTCGCGTTCTTCGTGCCGGGGCTGGTCTACGGCATCGTCACCAAGGTCATCCGCAGCGACGCCGACGTCGTCGAGCAGCTCTCCAAGACCCTGGCCGGCATGTCCGTGTTCCTCGTGCTCGCATTCACCGCGGGCCAGTTCATCGCGTTCTTCAATGAGTCCAAGCTCGGCCTGCTGCTCGCGGTCAAGGGCGCCGCACTGCTGGAGTCGATCAACTTGACCGGCATTCCGCTGCTGCTCGTGTTCATCCTGTTCGTCGCCCTCGTGAACCTGGTCATCGGCTCCGCCTCGGCCAAGTGGGCGATGCTCGCGCCGATCATGGTGCCGATCATGATGCAGCTGGGCATCTCGCCCGAGTTCACCCAGGCCGCCTACCGCGTCGCGGACTCGTCGACGAACATCCTCTCGCCCCTGATGACCTATTTCGCGCTCATCATCGCGGTGGTGCAGAAGTACGACAAGAAGATGGGCATTGGGTCCCTGGTGGCCACGATGCTCCCGTACTCGATCGCGTTCCTGCTCGCCTGGAGCGGAATGACGATCGGCTGGATGGTTCTGGACCTGCCGCTCGGGCCGGACGCCCCCGTGCGCTACGAGCCCTGAGCCGCTGAGCGCCCCGCCCGCCCCTCGTCTCGGCCCCGAACGCTTGCGTCGGCGTCCATACGAGGGATTGGGTGGGGCGCATGTGCACCCATCCGAACAAGAAGACCGACCCGCGCCGCCTCGAGGCCGAGCTCGCCGAGGTGATCGAGCAGGTCCGTGGCACCGACGGCGGGGAGCCCTCGGATTATCTGGCCGACGTGGACGGCCGCGACCCGGACTCCTTCGCGGTCGCGGTCTGCACCACCGACGGCGTGCAGGCGGACGAGGGCGACGAGTCGCGCGCCTTCGCCCTGCAGTCGGTCTCCAAGGCCGTCACCTACGCGGTCGCCCTGCAGGAGCGCGGGCTTGAACCCGTCCTGCAGCGGGTCGGCGTCGAACCCAGCGGCGCAGCGTTCAACGAGCTGACGCTGCACGCCGACGGCAGGCCGTACAACCCGCTGATCAACGCCGGCGCGATCATGACCCATGCGTTGATCCCCGGCGACGACGAACAGGCGCGCATGCGCCTGCTGCTGCAGCGCTACAGCGACCTCGCGGCGGCGGAACTGTCCGTCTCCCAGGACGTGCTCGATGCGGAGCTGGCGCGGGCCCATCGCAACCTGGGCCTGGCACACATGCTCCAGGCCGCGGACATGCTTCCCGATGACGCCCCGGAGGTCGTGCGCGGCTACCTGGCGCAGTGCTCGGTCGAGGTGACCGTCTCACAGCTGGCCACGATGGCGGCGACGATCGCGGCCGGCGGCGTGAACCCCGTCTCGGGGGAGCGCGTGCTCGAGGAGTGGGTCGTGCAGCAGACCATGTCCGTCATGTTCTCGTGCGGCATGTACGACGCCTCAGGCCAGTGGATGGCCGAGGTCGGCATTCCGGCGAAGTCCGGCGTCTCCGGCGCTCTGATGGGCGCGGTGCCCGGGGCGCTGGGCATCGCCTCGTGGTCGCCCCGGCTCGACGGGCAGGGAAACTCGGTGCGCGGCATCGGCGTTTTCGAGGAACTCTCGGCGCGTTGGGACCTGCACGTGCTGCGCCACCGGGATGCGATGGCCGGACTGCGCGAGATCACCGGTGGGAATGCCGGCGGCTGAACGACGGTTCCCCACCTGCGGCCCCGGCCCCGATGGCTCCGTTCCAACGGAGGCGCCCGGGCGGTACGACGACATCCGAACGCTTCCGGAAGGAGCATCACCATGATTGACGTGAAGAACCTGCCGTTCACTGATGAAAACACGATTCCGCAGCTCGGCTTCGGCGTCTGGAAGGTGGAAGACGAGACCGCCGCCGACGTCGTCCGCCAGGCGATCGAGGCCGGTTACCGCCATATCGACACCGCCGCGATCTACGGCAATGAGGCCGGAGTGGGTCGGGGGATCAAGGAATCCGGCCTCGCCCGCGAGGACCTGTTCCTCACCACCAAGGTGTGGAACTCGGACCAGGGCTACGACGAGACCTTCGCCGCACTCGAGGCCTCGCTCGAGAAGCTCGGCACCGAGTACGTCGACCTGTACCTCATCCACTGGGCGAAGCCCGCCCAGCAGAAGTATGTCGAGACGTGGAAGGCGCTCATCGAGCTGCAGAAGCAGGGCAAGGTCCGCTCGATCGGCGTCTCCAACTTCCCGCAGGCCCAGCTGGAGGAGATCATCGAGGCCACCGGCGTCACCCCGGTGATCCACCAGATCGAGCTGCACCCCTACTTCCAGCAGCGTCCGCTGCGCGAGTTCGGCGAGAAGCACGGCATCCTCACCGAGGCCTGGTCACCGCTGGGCCAGGGCGGGAACCTGCTGCAGGATCCGGTCATCACGCAGATCGCCGCGGACCGCGGCGCCACACCGGCGCAGGTCGTGCTCGCCTGGCACCTGGCCATCGGCAACGTCGTGATCCCGAAGTCCGTGACCGCCGAGCGCATCGTCGCGAACCTGGAGGCCGCCGGCGTGCGCCTCAGCAGCGAGGAGATCGCCCGGATCGACGGCCTGGACCGGGCCGACGGGCGCATCGGTCCCGACCCGGCTGAGTGTGATTTCTGAGCCCTGCTGCGGCGCCGGCGCCGCCGGATCGTGCAAATTCCACGGTCCGGCGGCGGGTGTTGACCGACGCCGAGCCATCCCGGTGGCGACAACGGCGGTGGTAGCTTGGGGCCAAGAGCGCCCACGTGGGTCCGCCGTCGGCCGAGCCGGCAGTGCGCGACACACGGGCCGCGACACCTGACCGCCGACACCGGAAGGCACACACCGATGGGTTCTCACACTCCAACGGCCTCGACGCAGACCGCGGGGGCCCCGCGCGGTCTCCACGTCTCCGACCAGACCCGCTCCAGCTCGATGGGCGACCTGCTCGCCGCTCTGATCCGCCTGCTGCCTCTGCAGATCAAGGATGAGCTCTCGCTCGCCCTGTCGCAGGCGAAGTCCAAGGGCGTGAAGATCGGCGTCGCGGCCGGTCTGATCATCGTGGGCCTGGTGATGCTCGCCGGCATGCTGGTCTCGCTGGTCGTCGCCGTGATCGGCGCGTTCGCCCCCTCCCAGTTCTGGCTGCCGGCCCTGCTCGTGGCCGCCGGCTTCCTCGTGCTCGGCCTGATCCTCGCCGGCATCGGCGCCATGATGATCAAGGGCGCCATGCCGATCGTCCCGGCCGAGACGGTGCGCAACCTGGAGTACGACCTGGGCTACCTCAAGGAGGGCAACAACTTCGACCCGGCCGAGTACGACCGGGTCAAGGCCGAGCGCGCCGAGAAGGCCCGCCTCGAGAAGCAGCGTGCCGCCGAGCGCAAGAAGATCGAGGCCAAGGAGAACAAGAAGGCCAAGAAGAACGGCGAGGCGCTGCCGCACCCGTCGAAGGACCAGGCCTCGACCGACGAGGTGCGCCGCCGTGCCGACCTGCGCCGCCGTCACCTGGGCGACATTCGCTCGGGCCTCGAGGAGCGCGCCTCGGTCAAGGGACAGATCGCTGCGTTCTCCGCGCAGCGCAAGGGCCGCGGTGCCACCGCCGACACCAAGGGCACTACCGGCGTGACCGCCCCGTACACCGGCGCCGCCCGCGCCGGCGAGAAGGCCGGCGTCGCGGAGGACTACGTGAAGGACCGCTGGCAGCCGCTCGCGCTGCTCGGTGCCTCCGGCACCGCCTTCGGTGTGCTGGCCACCCGCCTGACCAAGCGCAAGTGACCGTCGGCGTCATCTGCTGACGCCCACGTTGAACGGCGCCCCGATCCGCCCGGATCGGGGCGCCGTTCTCTGTAGAATCGGGGCATCTCGACGGGGGAGGAGCACGCATGCAGCCGCAGTATCTGCTTCCGATCCTGTGTGCCCTCGGCGGTGCCGTCTGCCTGGCCCTCGGCAGCGAGCGGCAGTCCGCGGGGGTTCGAGCTGCGGAGACGGCGCTGGCGACACGGCGCTTCGGCTTCCTCGCCCTGCTGGGCTCCGGCCCGTGGCTCGTCGGCGGCGCACTGATGCTGGCCGGCATCGGTCTGAACGTGTCTGCGCTGGCGCACGCCCCGCTCACGGTCGTGCAGCCGCTGGGGGCCTTCGCCGTCGCCGTCACGACGGTGCTGCATGCCCGGTCGATGCGCATCCGCATCGACCCGGCCACGTGGACCGCCGTCGCCGCCTGTGTGACCGGCTCGATCGGTTTCGTCCTCGTCGCCCTGACCCTCACCAATCCGAACACCACCCCCAGCCCCGCGCAGGAGCACCGCACTGTGGTGCTGGCGGCCATCATGACGGGCCTGGCGCTCGTCGCGGCCCTCGTGTTGCATCGTCGGCCGAACGCATGGCTGCCGGTGCTCGTGGCCGGCGTGCTCTACGGCTTCGTCGCGGTCGGTGTTCGTCTCGCCTCCGTGCACGTGCTCGCCGGTGACCGGGGCGGCTTTCTCGGCGTGCCCTGGACGGTCGCGGGCATGATGTCCGTGGCCGCGCTGCTCGGTGTGTACTTCGTGCAGACCGCCTACCGGCACGGCCCGCCGGACCTCGTCGTCGCCGGTCTCACGGTCGTGGACCCGATGGTGGGCGTGCTCGTCGGCGTCACGGTTCTCGGCGAGCTGCAGGCATACCCGCCCGTCGGCGCCGTGGCCGCGATGCTCGTGGCCGCCGTCGTGGCCGTGGCCGGCATCGTCGTGCTCTCACGCAACCACCCCGACGTCCTGGCCCGACGCGAGCAGGATGCCGCCCCGTCACGACCCTCGACCTCAGGAGCGTCCCAGACATGACTTCCGTTCAGACCGCCGCCGAGCGCCCGCTCCGGGTGATGATCGCCGCTGACACCTATCCGCCGGACGTCAACGGAGCGGCCACCTTCTGCTTCCGCCTCGCTACCTCGCTGCATGAGCGCGGACACGAGGTCCACGTCGTCGCCGCGCGTCAGGACGGCGGGCCGGACACGCTTGAGCACCGTCCCGAGGCCACCGTGCACCGTCTGCAGTCCCTGCCGACCCCGACGCACGAGTACTACCGGCTCGTCATGCCCTGGCACGCCAAGCGCTCCATGCACCGCATCCTGTCCGAGGTCCGGCCCGACGCCCTGCACGTGCAGTGCCACTACATGGTCGGTGAGGCCGCGATCAACGCGGCGGTGCGCCGTCGCGTGCTGACCGTGTCGACGAACCACTTCATGCCGGAGAACCTCGAGCCGTTCCTGCCGTTCCCGCAGTGGTTCCTCGACATCGTCTCGAAGAACTCGTGGAAGGACATGGGCCGGCTCATGGGCCAGGGAGCCGTCGTGACGACGCCGACCGCCCTGGCGGCCCGCGCGATGGCCGAGCACGCCGGGCTGGACACCGTGCTGCCCGTGTCCAACGGCATCGACGCCTCCCGCTATGAGCCCGCCGAGGGTGAGACCCTCGACCCGCACGCCTCGCCGACCGTCCTGTTCGTGGGGCGCCTGGCCGTCGAGAAGAACATCGATGTGCTCATCCGTGCGATCGCCTGGCTGGCCGAGCACCGGCCAGAGCTGGACGTGCACGCCGAGATCGTCGGCGACGGCGAGCAGCGCACCGTGCTGCGTGAGCTGATCGACGAGCTCGGCGTCGGCGACCGCGTGCACATGCGTGGCCACATCGACGAGGAGGCCCTGCGCCAGGCGTATCTGAAGGCTGACGTGTTCTGCCAACCGGGCACCGCGGAGCTGCAGTCACTCGTCTCGCTCGAGGCGATGAGCGCCTCGACGCCCGTCGTGCTGGCCGACGCCCTGGCGCTGCCGCACCTGGTCGAGGACGGCGAGAACGGATTCCTCTTCGTGCCGGGGGATGCGCAGGACCTCGCCGAGAAGCTGGGCCGGGTGCTCGGCGCGTCCGAGGCGGACCGCCGCGCGATGGGGGAGGCCTCCCATGCCAAGGCCCTCAAGCACTCCGCCGAGAAGACCGTCGACGTGTTCGAACGGCTCTATCGGGGGGAGACGTCGGCGCAGGTGCGGGCCGAGCTGGGCGGCTGAGCCGTCACGATAGGATGGGCCGGTGCCCGCGGCCGCTGTAGGGTCTCGGCGCGCGGCACTGGGGGCGTTAGCTCAGTCGGTCAGAGCAGGGGACTCATAATCCCTTGGTCGCGGGTTCAAGTCCCGCACGCCCTACCCTGACGCCGCACCCGAGCAGGGGCGGCGCGCGTGCGCCGTGATCCGGAGCCGAGCGAATCGTTCTGAAAACGTCATCGCCTCCATGCCCGGGATGCGGCGGCTCAGATGCATACTCGACGCATGCTTGTGTCTGACCAGCGCGACCGTGAGGCGGTCGTGATCGACTACCGGGTGGACGGTGCGCCCGTCCCTGAACAGCTGCGCTCCCTGTACGACGCCGTCGGATGGACCGCTTACACGGACGATCCGCAGTCGCTCGTCGCCGGTGTGGCCGGTTCGGCGAACGTCGTCACTGCATGGGACGACGAGACGCTGGTCGGCCTGGCCCGCGTCATCTCCGACGGTCACACGATTGCCTACCTGCAGGACGTCCTCGTCCGCCCGGAGCATCGGCGTCGCGGGGTGGCGACGGAGCTGGTGCGCCGCGTCTTTGAGCCTTTCGCCTCGGTGCGGCAGCACGTGCTGCTCACGGACGCCGAGCCCGGGCAGAGCCGGTTCTACGAGTCGCTCGGCTTCCGCGAGACCCGCGACTTCCCCGGCGCGGGACTGCGCGCCTTCGTCCGCCTGCCCTGAGCGGCGCCGTTGCAGTGGCGCACGACGACGGCCCCGTCCCACGCGGATGCGCGGAGCGGGGCCGTCGTCGTGATCAGATCGCGGCGGGCGCGGCGGCTCAGTAGCGGCCGGCCACACCCAGCATGTTGGCCGGCATGTAGTCGGTCGAGGTGATCAGGATGCCGTCCGACGGGTTCAGGGCGTGGGCCATCTGGCCGCCGCCGAGGTAGATGGCGACGTGGTACACACGGCCCGAGCCGTTGGCCCAGAACAGCAGGTCGCCCGGCTGTGCCTGGGACATCGGGACCTTGGTGGAGGAGGCGTACTGCGAGTTTGCGGTGCGCGGCACGGAGATGCCGGCGGCCGACAGGGCGTTCTTGGTGAAGCCGGAGCAGTCGAATCCGGCCGGGCCGTTGCCGCCCCACAGGTAGAACGAGCCCGGGTTGTTCGCGATGGACACCGCAGTGTTCACGGCGGCCTGCTTGCCGGAGGACTGGCGGACCGGCTCGGGAGCCGGCTTCGGGGCCGGAGCGGTCTCGACCGGGGCCGGAGTCGGAGCGGGGGCCGGGGCGGGCTCCGGGGTCTCCTCGACGACCGGGGCCGGCTCGACGTCGACGACCGGCTCGGTCTCGACCGGGGCCGGGGCCTCAGCCGGGGCCTCGGTCTTGAGGACCATGCCCGGGTGCAGCATGTCCGAGAGCGTCATGTCGTTCAGCTCGGCGAGGCGCTGCATCGACATGTCGGCGCGAGCGGCGACGGTGTACCAGCCCTCGCCCTGGCGGACGCCGACGGTGCCCTCGGCGAGCTCGCGGTCGGCGATCTCGCCGGCGGCGGCCTTCAGCTGCATGCCGGCGTGGAGCGGGGTGTCGATGGTCATGCCGTTGCCGGCGGCCAGCGCGTACATCGGGATGCCGGTGGCGACCGAGGCCTGCCACCAGCCGTCGCCGGCCTGCACGGTGTAGGTCTCGGCGGCAGGAGCGGCCTGGGCCTGCTCGGCGGTGGTCAGGGCGCCAGCGGAGGCGAGGGTGCCTGCGCCGAGGGCGAAGGCGAGGCCAGCGGCGGCGGAACGGGGGGCGCGGTTGTGCTTCGAGGTCTCAGTCATGTTGTTCTCCCAATACAGGGCCCGGCTCCATTGCGGGCACAGCAGCGCCCGCGCCGAAATACCGGTGCGAAGTGATCAGCGATGGTGAGGCCGGAGCCGCAAACTGCGGCCGGGGGAAGGCCCGGATCGAGCACGTCCGTGCCCGTTGTTATCGAATATACACCTTCGTTATCGAAACGCAATTTGGCACTCGGGGTGTGGACAAGTTCCCCGCGAGGCCGACCCTCGGCCCGGGTAGCGTGAGGCGCGTGAACTCAGGCGACTCGACCACGTGCACTTCGACGACACCCCCGTCTGCCCCGGCGCGGTGTGAGGAACGACTCCTGCTGATGGACGCCCGCTACACCCGGACTGACTTCCACGACGGCATCTCGCGCTACGGCTCCAGTCTGATCGACGCGGTGGTTCGCCGGGCGGCTCGCCGCGAGGGGGCGGTTCGGTTCCGTGTCGAGATGCTCATTCACGACGAGCGTCAGCTGGCCCTGCTGCCCGTGGGGGTCTCGTGGCACCGGGTCGGTGCACCAACCTCCGTCGCAGAGCCGCTCGTGGCCCGGAGGGTGAACGCTCTGGCCCCGGACGTGGTGTTCTCCCCGATGCAGACCATGGGCTCCTTCGGGCGTTGCTACGGGCTGATCCTGACCCTGCACGACCTGATCTACTACCAGCACCGCACGCCACCGCAGAACCTTCCCCTGCCGGTGCGCCTGCTGTGGCGGCTGTATCACCTGGGATACGGACCGCAGCGCCTGCTGCTCAACCGGGCGGACCGGGTGGCCACCGTGTCCGAGACGACCGCCGCCCTCATCCGGCGGCATCGGCTGACCCGGCGTCCCGTGGACGTGGTGTCCAATGCGCCACAGGCGGTCCAGGCGCCCCGCGACCCGGACCGGGCCCCGGACAAGTCACTCGTCTACATGGGCTCCTTCATGGAGTACAAGGGTGTCGATGATCTCGTCGCCGCTGTCCCGCTGTTGCCCGGTTACACCCTGCACCTGCTCTCGACGATCACCCCGGGGCGGCGCGCTGAGCTCGAGCAGGCCCTGGACGCCGCACGACGGCGGGAGGGCGCCTGCGGCGGGACGGTCGTGTTCCACGGCGGTGTCAGCGACGAGAGGTACGTCGAGCTGCTGCGGTCGGCCACGGCACTGGTGACCCTCTCCCGGGCCGAGGGCTTCGGGCTGCCGCTGGCTGAGGCCATGTCCCACGGCACCCCCGTCGTCGCGACGGACCTGCCGATCTTCCATGAGATCGGCGGAGATGACGGCGCGTACCTGCCTGTCGATGTTGCCGAGGCGCCTGCCACGGTGCTCGCCGCCGCGGTGCGACGCTTGGAACGTCCCGATGCCTTCGCGGCGGCATCGCGGGCAGCAGCCCGCCAGGCCGAGAGGTTCACCTGGGACGCCTCGGCTGATCGCCTGCTCGACGCCGCCGAGGCCGTGCTCCAGGCCCGCCGGTCGGTGCCGGAGCAGTGCCCTCCAGCGGCCACAACACCGACGGCCCCGTGACTCCGATCAGCAGCGACGGGTCGAGGTAGCGGTCGCGCACCGTGGTGCCGATCCGCCAGCCGTCGACCAGGCGCACCCCCAGGTGCACGCAGGTTCGCTCGCAGTGCTGCGAACCCAACTCCACCGTGCCGATTGGCTGCCCTGCCCGGACGGCTTGCCCCTCCGACACCGAGCCGCTCACCGGCTCCACGGCGCTGATCACGCCGCCAGGGTGCTCAAGGCTGACCACCGGACGCCCCGCCACACTGCCGACGAACCGGACGGTTCCGTCCGCCGGTGCCAGCACGGTCGGTTCGTCCGCCGCGAGGTCGACCCCGCGATGCCCGGGACGCCACGGCTGCGGGGGAGCCTGGAAGGCGCGTAGCACTTCGGGCGGGTCCGGGCGTGGCACGGGGGAGTGCCAGTGCAGGCCCGTCGGGACGGGGCGAGCCGGCAGGATCGCGGTGGCCGCGGGCGACGCGACGCCGTCCTGGGCGACCGGGGCGGCGCCGGACAGCAGCGGGCAGATCAGCAGGAGCAGGGCGGCCAGTGCAGCCGCCGCCGGTCTCGCGACGCCGACGCGGCGGGGTCGACGACAGAGCCCAGGGGTCCGAGACATGGAGCGGTCAGGTGAAGGCATGCCACCACGGTTGCCGACCCGGGACCGCCTCGTCCGGGGACGGCGTGACGCGTGCGGCGTGTGCGGGATCGTCCGGTCGGAACGCACTGCTGTGCAGGAGGGGGCCGATGACCGGCCCTCCGGGCTCCTGGGGTAGAATGGCCGCAGCAGTGGCAAGAGCCGCGCAGACGAGCGCGCGCACTTGCGCTGACTACGCGCATCGCGGTGCACGGGGTCCTCATTCCGTGCAGGCGTCGCCGACGGTTCCGCCGCAGGGCGGGGCGGCGGCGTCCGAGCACCGATCGTCGTGATGCCAGGGACCGTCCGCCGGGCGGTCGTCAAACCGTGAAAGAACCATCGGCAGACCGCCTGCGCGTGAGGCGCGGGGTGACTACGGCTGCCACAGAAGGGAATCGTCATGCCCGTCGTGACCATGCGCCAGCTGCTCGACTCCGGTGTCCACTTCGGCCACCAGACCCGTCGCTGGAACCCCAAGATGAAGCGCTTCATCTTCACCGAGCGCAACGGCATCTACATCATCGATCTGCAGCAGTCGCTGTCCTACATCGATCAGGC
Proteins encoded in this region:
- a CDS encoding DUF6882 domain-containing protein; the encoded protein is MGAYPGLQAVADRAAYYGMIRQSLLEDLLLERLGQDYTFTVDLDAGEFAFLGEAGQSVTATPTLVASVAPGPRSLLWGWAGHDVPGPEATATRDLGQQYGIDELVAPEVPFAADASHDSDAEVTALAHLAGLAAVEAVRAGVYYTFPAGGGTRGVLHLQGIEVPEPTIAEIVLRFPRVAEEFSRCQDARSAVVGLSEHLGWRLDWDGPHRSGATLHDGAGRTVAFGFDAQGRLSRVDAPSL
- the glsA gene encoding glutaminase A encodes the protein MCTHPNKKTDPRRLEAELAEVIEQVRGTDGGEPSDYLADVDGRDPDSFAVAVCTTDGVQADEGDESRAFALQSVSKAVTYAVALQERGLEPVLQRVGVEPSGAAFNELTLHADGRPYNPLINAGAIMTHALIPGDDEQARMRLLLQRYSDLAAAELSVSQDVLDAELARAHRNLGLAHMLQAADMLPDDAPEVVRGYLAQCSVEVTVSQLATMAATIAAGGVNPVSGERVLEEWVVQQTMSVMFSCGMYDASGQWMAEVGIPAKSGVSGALMGAVPGALGIASWSPRLDGQGNSVRGIGVFEELSARWDLHVLRHRDAMAGLREITGGNAGG
- a CDS encoding aldo/keto reductase, translating into MIDVKNLPFTDENTIPQLGFGVWKVEDETAADVVRQAIEAGYRHIDTAAIYGNEAGVGRGIKESGLAREDLFLTTKVWNSDQGYDETFAALEASLEKLGTEYVDLYLIHWAKPAQQKYVETWKALIELQKQGKVRSIGVSNFPQAQLEEIIEATGVTPVIHQIELHPYFQQRPLREFGEKHGILTEAWSPLGQGGNLLQDPVITQIAADRGATPAQVVLAWHLAIGNVVIPKSVTAERIVANLEAAGVRLSSEEIARIDGLDRADGRIGPDPAECDF
- a CDS encoding AbgT family transporter — encoded protein: MATAAPSAENTPPPHDQDPAEPTPTRRPRSQKFLDAVETVGNKLPHPATLFALLALLVAVLSAVFSSMGLKFEDPVEGGQVEVFNLLSPAGVQWMFTHAVENFVGFAPLGVVLATMLGIGMAEQSGLIGTVLRQFILSVPNFLVTAGIVFAGVMSSVASDAGYVVLPPVAAILFMAVGRHPLAGLAAAFAGVSAGFSANLLLSGTDVMLGELTIEAARTIDPAYADGMNLAMNYWFIIVSTFLLTIVGTLVSQFVVEPRLGPWKGEGRIDTETAVKLSGLEKKGLIWASVSGAATVALLALLIVPEWGMLRGEDGGVVQSPFMDSLVVVIIVAFFVPGLVYGIVTKVIRSDADVVEQLSKTLAGMSVFLVLAFTAGQFIAFFNESKLGLLLAVKGAALLESINLTGIPLLLVFILFVALVNLVIGSASAKWAMLAPIMVPIMMQLGISPEFTQAAYRVADSSTNILSPLMTYFALIIAVVQKYDKKMGIGSLVATMLPYSIAFLLAWSGMTIGWMVLDLPLGPDAPVRYEP
- the brnQ gene encoding branched-chain amino acid transport system II carrier protein, whose amino-acid sequence is MPVRLRPGQTLLLASLIFGLFFGAGNLIFPAGLGRDAGASVVPAALGFLATAVGLPVLGIVASAVTGSRSVRDMTAPLSPVFAAVFTCLLYLTIGPLFATPRTATVSYEIGVAPLVGDGGPWLTVFTVVFFAVAAVAAFRPGRLMDWVGRYLTPVFLVLLGALFVGALVSPMSTGALPAPGEAYASGAAGRGLLDGYNTMDALASLAFAVVIVDAAGRLGVEGPQRMAVELGKAGAVGGLGMAAVYAALAYMGATSHGALPDAEGGGDVLAGASSHYFGTVGAYLIAAIVLVACLKTCIGLTVACAEVFSEMFAGSYRLWASVFLAVSFALANLGLEAIIEWSIPVLMFLYPIAIVVMLIGLAWRWTRRRLTVARCAVAFTAAAAFFDLLAALPPVLAETAPVQALTGAAATVLPWYEVGFGWIVPAVIGVLVGLVWTAVRGADRDETRRDEMRRDETERRGDVTTG